Proteins from one Sulfurovum sp. TSL1 genomic window:
- a CDS encoding TetR/AcrR family transcriptional regulator, which translates to MAIIVNKEEKRRAIALASKSLLLEHGIKNITISKIAECAGVGKGTIYEYFRNKEDIVFEIISVFIAEHEKWLHALIREDISTKEKIKRFLSQLYSDADYEKQLSIYREFLAISLTSNVDEMRDFSRACRERFQIILDQIVDEAILMGEIKAESKEMFGMLHTYSLGLVVESKVNEIDAKVHIDQFVETLFTIIEKKDIR; encoded by the coding sequence ATGGCAATTATTGTCAATAAAGAAGAGAAACGCCGTGCTATCGCACTTGCTTCCAAAAGTCTGTTACTTGAACACGGTATCAAAAATATTACCATTTCCAAAATAGCAGAGTGTGCCGGTGTCGGTAAAGGTACGATCTATGAGTATTTCAGAAACAAAGAAGATATCGTTTTTGAGATCATTTCCGTTTTTATTGCGGAACATGAAAAATGGCTTCATGCACTGATCAGGGAAGATATCAGTACCAAAGAGAAGATCAAAAGATTTTTGTCTCAACTCTACAGTGATGCCGATTATGAAAAACAGTTGTCTATCTATAGAGAATTTTTAGCCATTTCACTGACATCCAATGTGGATGAGATGAGAGACTTCAGTAGGGCATGTCGTGAAAGATTCCAAATAATATTGGATCAGATCGTAGATGAAGCTATACTAATGGGAGAGATAAAAGCGGAGTCCAAAGAGATGTTTGGGATGCTGCACACCTATTCTTTAGGCTTGGTGGTAGAATCAAAAGTCAATGAGATCGATGCAAAAGTGCATATCGATCAATTTGTTGAAACCTTGTTTACGATTATTGAAAAGAAGGATATCAGATGA